From a region of the Lepus europaeus isolate LE1 chromosome 17, mLepTim1.pri, whole genome shotgun sequence genome:
- the LOC133775721 gene encoding jerky protein-like: MSKRVKAIPMDNSEKKKRKHLSLSIAQKVELLQKLDGGVSVRHLTEEYGVGTTTIYDLKKQKDKLLKFYSDSDNQELMKNRKTLHRAKNEDLDRVLIEWIRQQRSKDKPLTGLLVMKQARLYHEELNIESECEYSEGWLQKFKKRHGIKYLKICGEKASADLEPAENYIDEFAKIISDENFSPEQIYNADETALYWCYVPRKTLAMADERVPTDYKDAKQRLTVLGCANAAGTHKIKLAVIGKSLYPKCLKGVCNLPVHYYANKKASVTREIFADWFNKYFVPAARAHCKQAGLEDNCKILLFLDHSSAHPPPELLVKSNVFGIYLPQNVTSVIQPCDQGILRSMKSKYKHFFLNSMLASVNRGLKIQDFLKEFSLKDAIYAVANAWNDIDKSTLKNAWHRLWATMMFENYLADEDFEGFIDSNEKTMISKLLTYAKSLSAESVNKLEEADIEEMLNIDNDAPIEHPLSDGEIAEMGLNIDEYEDSSGDDDIMSADQKISIDHMVKICDQLIAGLEQCAFISKQEIMAIYSIKEKLLRQKPVLKR; this comes from the coding sequence ATGTCCAAAAGAGTGAAAGCTATTCCTATGGATAACagtgagaagaagaaaaggaagcatCTGTCGTTATCAATAGCTCAGAAAGTGGAATTATTGCAGAAGCTTGATGGTGGTGTGTCTGTGAGGCACCTTACTGAAGAATATGGTGTGGGCACTACCACCATATATGacttaaagaaacagaaagacaagttGCTGAAATTTTACAGTGACAGTGATAACCAAGAACTAATGAAAAACAGGAAAACATTGCACAGGGCCAAAAATGAAGATCTTGACCGCGTATTGATTGAGTGGATCCGACAACAAAGAAGTAAAGATAAGCCTCTGACTGGTTTGTTGGTCATGAAGCAAGCTAGACTATATCATGAAGAACTGAACATTGAAAGCGAGTGTGAGTATTCAGAAGGCTGGctacagaaattcaagaagcgCCATGGTATCAAGTACCTTAAAATTTGTGGTGAAAAAGCTTCTGCTGATCTTGAACCTGCTGAAAATTACATTGATGAATTTGCTAAGATAATATCTGATGAAAACTTTAGCCCGGAGCAGATTTACAATGCTGATGAAACAGCTCTGTACTGGTGCTATGTTCCTAGGAAAACCTTAGCAATGGCTGACGAAAGAGTCCCTACAGATTACAAGGATGCCAAGCAAAGGTTAACTGTTCTTGGGTGTGCcaatgctgctggcacacacaagATAAAATTGGCAGTGATCGGGAAAAGTCTATATCCAAAGTGTTTAAAAGGTGTATGCAATTTACCTGTTCATTATTATGCAAACAAGAAGGCATCAGTAACAAGGGAGATCTTTGCTGACTGGTTCAATAAGTACTTTGTGCCAGCAGCACGAGCTCATTGCAagcaagctggactggaagacaacTGCAAGATTTTACTATTCCTAGACCACTCTTCTGCACATCCCCCTCCTGAACTTCTTGTGAAAAGTAATGTTTTTGGCATTTACCTTCCGCAAAATGTGACATCTGTAATACAGCCTTGTGACCAAGGAATTCTACGTTCCATGAAGAGCAagtataaacacttttttttaaacagtatgCTTGCTTCAGTTAACAGAGGTCTGAAAATCCAGGACTTCCTTAAAGAATTTAGTCTTAAGGATGCCATCTATGCAGTTGCTAATGCTTGGAATGATATTGATAAGTCAACATTAAAAAATGCTTGGCACAGACTTTGGGCTACAATGATGTTTGAAAATTACCTTGCTGATGAAGATTTTGAAGGATTTATAGACTCTAATGAAAAGACCATGATATCTAAACTCCTAACTTATGCCAAAAGTTTATCAGCCGAAAGCGTAAATAAGTTAGAAGAAGCTGACATTGAAGAAATGTTAAACATCGATAATGATGCACCCATTGAGCATCCCTTGAGTGATGGAGAAATTGCTGAGATGGGGTTGAATATAGATGAGTATGAAGACAGTAGTGGTGATGATGACATTATGAGCGCAGATCAAAAAATCTCCATAGACCATATGGTAAAAATATGTGACCAACTAATTGCTGGCCTTGAACAGTGTGCATTTATCAGTAAGCAAGAGATCATGGCAATTTACTCAATTAAAGAGAAACTGCTTAGACAGAAACCTGTGTTAAAGAGATAG